One genomic segment of Ipomoea triloba cultivar NCNSP0323 chromosome 9, ASM357664v1 includes these proteins:
- the LOC116030919 gene encoding ras-related protein RABA1f-like — translation MGPTSDEDYDYLFKVVLIGDSAVGKSNLLSRFTHNEFNQDSKSTIGVEFATRTIEVDKKVIKAQIWDTAGQERYRAITSAYYRGALGALLVYDMTRRVTFESLVRWLKELREHTDQHIVLMLVGNKADLRHLRAVTTDDSKVFAERENTFFMETSALEAINVENAFSEVLSQIYRMISRRALDAGGSNPANLPKGQIINVGNKDDVSAVKRGRCCA, via the exons atgggTCCCACCTCAGATGAAGATTACGATTATCTATTTAAAGTAGTACTAATAGGGGATTCTGCGGTGGGAAAATCCAATTTACTTTCACGTTTCACACATAATGAGTTCAATCAAGACTCCAAATCCACTATTGGAGTCGAATTCGCCACTCGCACCATTGAAGTCGACAAAAAGGTCATTAAAGCTCAAATATGGGACACCGCCGGTCAAGAAAG GTATCGTGCAATAACGAGCGCATATTATCGGGGAGCCCTCGGAGCTTTACTGGTTTACGATATGACGCGGCGGGTAACATTTGAGAGTTTGGTACGGTGGCTAAAGGAGCTCCGGGAACACACCGATCAACACATCGTCCTCATGTTGGTCGGAAACAAGGCAGATCTCCGTCACCTGCGGGCCGTTACGACCGACGATTCAAAGGTGTTTGCGGAGAGGGAGAACACGTTCTTCATGGAAACGTCAGCTCTCGAGGCAATTAACGTAGAAAATGCCTTCTCCGAGGTGCTTTCTCAGATATACCGAATGATTAGCCGAAGAGCCCTCGACGCCGGCGGCAGTAATCCGGCCAATTTGCCCAAGGGACAAATCATCAACGTTGGGAACAAGGACGACGTCTCTGCTGTCAAGCGGGGTCGGTGCTGTGCTTGA